The Fulvivirga ligni genome window below encodes:
- a CDS encoding NAD(P)H-quinone oxidoreductase: protein MKVISITQPGAAEVLALQERDIPEIKENEVLISVKAAGVNRPDIIQREGKYPAPDGVPADIPGLEVAGVIDESNHPRWKVGDKVCALLSGGGYSEFVKVSGDQCLPVPEGLSFIEAASLPETYFTVWTNIFDIGQFQSGNSVLVHGGTSGIGVAAVQMVSAMGGKVFTTVGSSEKADFVSKLGAELAINYKVDDFESEIKEHTHKKGVNIILDMIGGDYTAKNINLLQVEGKLIMINAMQGRMGQVDLLKVMSKRLTVTGSTLRPRDSDFKKAIANNLEKHIWPLLADQTIIPVVYDEFPLEEAAEAHRMMESSQHIGKIILTV, encoded by the coding sequence GTGAAAGTAATAAGCATAACACAACCAGGCGCTGCCGAGGTACTTGCCCTTCAGGAAAGAGACATACCGGAGATAAAAGAAAATGAAGTTTTAATAAGCGTAAAAGCCGCAGGGGTCAATCGGCCGGACATCATTCAGAGAGAAGGTAAATACCCAGCTCCTGATGGCGTACCAGCAGATATCCCAGGGCTTGAAGTGGCCGGTGTTATTGATGAAAGTAATCACCCCAGATGGAAGGTGGGCGACAAAGTGTGTGCATTACTATCAGGTGGAGGCTATTCGGAATTTGTAAAAGTGTCTGGTGATCAGTGCCTTCCTGTGCCTGAGGGACTAAGCTTTATTGAGGCAGCTTCCTTGCCTGAAACCTACTTTACCGTGTGGACTAACATATTTGATATTGGGCAATTTCAATCTGGCAACAGCGTGCTGGTACACGGCGGCACTTCTGGTATTGGAGTAGCTGCTGTACAGATGGTTAGTGCCATGGGAGGAAAAGTGTTTACCACAGTGGGAAGTAGCGAAAAGGCTGACTTCGTTAGCAAATTAGGCGCCGAGTTGGCCATCAACTACAAAGTGGATGACTTTGAGTCAGAAATTAAAGAACATACTCATAAGAAGGGAGTTAATATAATACTTGATATGATTGGAGGTGATTATACAGCCAAGAATATCAACCTTTTACAAGTAGAGGGAAAACTGATTATGATTAATGCTATGCAAGGCAGAATGGGACAAGTAGACTTACTGAAAGTAATGAGTAAGCGCTTAACGGTGACTGGTTCTACCTTACGACCCAGAGATAGTGATTTCAAAAAAGCCATTGCTAACAACCTGGAGAAGCACATCTGGCCACTTTTGGCAGATCAGACAATCATACCTGTGGTATATGACGAGTTTCCTCTGGAAGAAGCTGCTGAGGCCCATCGCATGATGGAATCCAGCCAGCATATTGGTAAAATTATTCTAACGGTTTAA
- the alr gene encoding alanine racemase produces MVKHSSRIYLNQSALKGNFNFIRKKVGKNVRISSVVKANAYGHGIGTFVPMAEKCGVNHFATASAFEAEEVLECRNEDSSIMIMGILYNEDMKWAVENDIEFYVYNYDKLEKALEAAKNVGKAAKIHLEVETGANRTGMQASEFGKALTFLKKNKDHLIFEGLCTHFGGAESLSNQFKIDSQHSKYKDFLKICKSKDLMPNFKHIACSAAALAYEDTLYDMVRIGVAQYGFWPSPDIYYMHLQQSNKQKETALKRIFNWKTDIMDLRSVKTGEFIGYGTAFQATQDMRVAVLPLGYSNGYPRALSNRGHVLIGGKKAPIVGLINMNLFMVDVSHIPDVNVGDEVVLIGRQNNNVINISSFTDFTQLLNNEMLSRLPAAIPREPAN; encoded by the coding sequence ATGGTAAAACATTCATCACGAATATATTTAAATCAATCCGCCTTAAAGGGCAATTTTAACTTTATAAGAAAGAAAGTAGGCAAGAACGTAAGGATTTCATCCGTGGTAAAGGCCAACGCCTACGGACATGGCATAGGAACATTTGTACCCATGGCTGAAAAGTGTGGTGTAAATCACTTTGCCACGGCCAGTGCTTTTGAAGCTGAAGAAGTGCTGGAATGCCGCAATGAAGATAGTAGTATCATGATCATGGGTATTTTATATAATGAAGATATGAAATGGGCAGTTGAAAATGATATTGAGTTTTACGTATACAATTATGATAAACTCGAAAAGGCCCTGGAAGCTGCCAAAAATGTTGGCAAAGCGGCTAAAATTCATTTAGAAGTAGAGACCGGTGCTAATCGCACGGGCATGCAGGCCAGTGAATTTGGAAAAGCACTAACCTTCTTGAAGAAAAACAAAGATCATCTGATCTTCGAAGGACTATGCACCCATTTTGGCGGAGCAGAAAGCCTATCCAATCAATTTAAAATCGATTCTCAGCACTCCAAATACAAGGATTTTCTAAAAATCTGCAAGTCAAAGGATCTAATGCCGAACTTTAAACATATCGCTTGCTCAGCCGCTGCCTTAGCTTATGAAGACACCTTGTACGATATGGTTAGAATAGGCGTGGCTCAATATGGTTTTTGGCCAAGCCCGGACATTTACTATATGCACCTTCAACAAAGCAATAAACAAAAGGAAACAGCCCTTAAGCGTATTTTTAATTGGAAAACCGACATTATGGATTTAAGGTCGGTGAAAACAGGTGAGTTCATCGGTTATGGCACGGCCTTTCAAGCTACTCAAGACATGCGTGTGGCGGTTTTGCCACTAGGTTATTCCAATGGATACCCAAGAGCATTGTCTAATAGAGGCCACGTTTTAATAGGAGGAAAAAAAGCACCCATAGTCGGATTGATCAATATGAACCTGTTTATGGTAGACGTATCACACATTCCTGACGTAAATGTAGGCGATGAAGTGGTGCTTATTGGCCGCCAGAACAATAATGTGATCAATATCAGCTCCTTTACAGACTTCACGCAATTGTTAAATAATGAAATGCTGAGCCGTTTACCGGCAGCTATACCGCGAGAACCTGCTAATTAA
- a CDS encoding ATP-grasp domain-containing protein has product MAKCFALMGWSLPVIESMQKLNKPFVVVSFPDFANYAEENNIPFVPYQLNEWSDSSNSLDLLEKLKPYNVDVAVPLFEETVEWAGALNSMYRGDPRVLNRAFLFRNKAMMKRKALIGGLRVGLFEEVYNKEGVKAFMKRLNEANLQVDGEEDSWVHIKPFASAGTVGHRLLRSMEDIDNKVLDEDFPCLAESHLSGQEFSCEAFVHGGKVRFLNITEYVKLGYSNFIPEGNYLHTKRDQILQEVQKLVDIFGIEYGMVHPEWFLTDKNEISFGETACRIPGGHILELAAKAYDFDALAAFVQIHDPNLTEEELQEILPPMDARPKTFYGNVMIYPHKNSISKLEIPEELKEESYFLDHNLVPPLSTQKISDRSGFGNHFGTVNFKGEDPDRMRELLLHYENVDFYL; this is encoded by the coding sequence ATGGCTAAGTGTTTTGCGCTTATGGGCTGGAGTTTGCCTGTAATAGAAAGCATGCAAAAACTCAACAAACCATTTGTAGTAGTATCATTTCCGGACTTTGCTAATTACGCAGAAGAGAATAACATCCCTTTCGTGCCTTACCAGCTTAACGAATGGAGTGATAGTTCTAACAGTTTAGATCTTCTTGAAAAACTTAAACCTTATAATGTAGATGTAGCTGTTCCACTTTTCGAAGAAACTGTAGAATGGGCAGGGGCTTTGAATTCAATGTATAGAGGTGACCCAAGAGTTTTAAACCGTGCCTTCCTATTTAGAAATAAAGCAATGATGAAAAGAAAGGCTTTAATAGGAGGACTCAGAGTAGGGCTATTTGAAGAAGTGTACAATAAAGAGGGTGTTAAAGCTTTCATGAAAAGGCTTAATGAGGCCAACCTTCAGGTAGACGGTGAAGAAGATAGCTGGGTGCATATAAAACCTTTCGCTTCTGCAGGAACGGTAGGCCACCGCTTGCTACGCTCCATGGAGGACATTGACAATAAAGTGTTAGACGAAGATTTTCCATGTCTGGCAGAAAGTCACTTGTCAGGTCAGGAGTTTTCATGCGAGGCCTTCGTACATGGAGGTAAAGTTAGATTTCTAAATATTACAGAATACGTGAAGCTAGGTTATTCTAACTTCATTCCTGAAGGAAACTATCTGCATACCAAAAGAGATCAGATACTACAGGAAGTACAGAAACTAGTAGACATATTTGGCATTGAATACGGCATGGTACACCCAGAGTGGTTCCTTACCGATAAAAATGAAATAAGCTTTGGAGAGACTGCATGTAGAATTCCTGGTGGTCATATTCTGGAACTAGCAGCTAAAGCGTATGATTTTGATGCTCTGGCAGCCTTCGTTCAGATTCATGATCCGAATCTTACTGAAGAGGAGCTTCAGGAAATATTGCCTCCTATGGATGCCAGACCTAAAACATTCTACGGAAACGTAATGATTTACCCTCACAAAAACTCTATTTCCAAACTGGAGATACCTGAAGAGTTAAAAGAGGAATCTTACTTCCTGGATCATAACCTGGTACCACCATTATCAACACAGAAAATCAGTGATAGATCTGGTTTCGGTAATCACTTTGGTACCGTAAACTTTAAAGGTGAAGATCCTGATAGAATGCGAGAACTACTCTTGCATTATGAGAATGTTGACTTCTATTTATAA
- a CDS encoding cold-shock protein — translation MKEGKIKFFNDSKGYGFVKDNEDNQEYFVHISGLVDEVGENDEVTFELQEGRKGLNAVNVRLV, via the coding sequence ATGAAAGAAGGAAAAATTAAGTTCTTCAACGACTCAAAAGGATATGGGTTTGTGAAGGACAACGAAGACAACCAAGAGTATTTTGTGCACATCTCAGGATTAGTAGACGAAGTTGGTGAGAATGACGAGGTGACATTTGAATTACAAGAAGGTCGTAAAGGTTTGAATGCAGTTAATGTTAGATTAGTATAA